In the genome of Streptomyces aquilus, the window CGGCGGTCACGGGTGGTGCTCCAGGGACGGACGACAGGGGCTCCCCCATGCTAAGCGGTCGCTCACCCTCTGGCCGTCCCCGGGGCGGTGACCTGGGCGGATCTCCCTGACAATGGTCCGGACATCCGCAGGTACGAGGAAGGCGAAACCGCACCATGGATCTTGGCGTCGGCTGGAAGCTGCACGGAGACGGGCGGACGCCCGCGCCCGGAGCGGTGGTACGCCCCGACGAACGGCTCTCCTGGCCCCGCACGGTCGGGCTCGGCGCCCAGCACGTGGTGGCGATGTTCGGGGCGTCCTTCGTGGCACCCGTCCTCATGGGCCTGGACCCCAACCTGGCGATCATGATGTCCGGCGTCGCGACCGTGATCTTCCTGCTCGCCACGCGCGGCCGGGTGCCCAGCTACCTCGGCTGCTCGCTGTCCTTCGTGGGCGTCGCGGCCGTGATCCGCGCCCAGGGCGGGACGAGCGCCACGGTGACCGGCGCGGTGTTCGTGGTGGGCGTCGCACTGTTCCTCGTCGGGGTCGCCGTGCAGCGGTTCGGGGCGCGGATCATCCATGCCGCGATGCCGCCGATCGTCACCGGCGCGGTGGTCATGCTGATCGGCTTCAACCTGGCCCCGGTCACCGCGAGCACCTATTGGCCGCAGGACCAGTGGACGGCCCTGCTGGTCATGCTGTTCACCGGTCTGGCGGTCGTCTGCCTGCGCGGTTTCTGGTCCCGGATCGCGATCTTCCTGGGGCTGCTCTTCGGGTACGGCATCTCCTGGGCCTTCGACCGGATCTTCGGCCGCATCCACTCCGTCGACGCGAGCGGCAAGCTCACCGACCACTGGCGGCTGGACCTCTCCGCCGTGGGCCGGGCCGACTGGATCGGGCTCCCGGACTTCCACGGCCCGTCCTTCGAGTGGTCGGCGATCCTCGTCGCCCTCCCGGTCGTCATCGCGCTGGTCGCGGAGAACGCCGGACACGTCAAGGCGGTCGGTGAGATGACCGGCGACCCGCTGGACGACAAGCTCGGTACCGCGATCTCGGCGGACGGCGTCGGCTCGATGCTGTCCACCGCGCTGGGCGGCCCGCCCAACACCACGTACTCCGAGAACATCGGCGTGATGGCAGCGACCCGCGTCTACTCGACGGCCGCCTACTGGGCCGCCGCCGGCTTCGCGCTGCTCTTCGGTCTGTGCCCCAAGTTCGGCGCGGTCGTCGCCGCGATCCCGGGCGGGGTCCTCGGCGGCATCACCGTCATCCTCTACGGCATGATCGGCCTGCTCGGCGCGCAGATCTGGATCAACTCCGGGGTGGACCTGCGCAATCCGCTGAACCTGGTGCCGGCCGCGGCGGGCATCATCATCGGCGTCGGCAACGTGACGATGAAGTTCACGGACACCTTCTCGCTGAGCGGCATCGCGCTCGGCACCCTGGTCGTCATCACCGGCTACCACGCGCTGCGGGCCTTCGCGCCGGCCCATCTCAAGGAGCAGAAGCCGCTGTTGGACGAGGGAACGTCGTCCTATGAGGGGTCGCAGAAGGACTCTTACGGCGAGGCCAAGTCGTAGGCGTACGACGGGGTGAACGTCCCCGGCGCCCCCTTGCAGCCGTCCGACTCCCCCGGCAGCTTCACCCACAGATAGCCGTCGATGCGCGCCTCGCCGGTGTTCAGGGTCGGCGTCCGGCCCAGCTTGCGGCCGTCGGGGTCGCACCACTCGCCGTCGGCCGGGGCGCCGTTGCCGTTGCGGCTGGTGTCGATGACGGCGCCGAGGTCCGCCGGGCCGCCGAGGGCCGTGAGGACCCGGCGGTCGTAGGCGATCTCGTCGGCGGTGCGGTGGAAGTTGGAGACGTTGCTGAAGATCCCGTCGGAGGACGCGGCCGAGCCGGCGCCCGCCTGCCGCAGCAGGTCCGCCTGTTTGGCCGCCGGGTGCCAGCCGGAGTGGCCGGCGTCGTAATAGACGCGCGCCCTGGGGTTCGCGGCCTTGATGACGCGGCCCGCGCGGGCCAACGAGGCGAAGCGGTCGGCGCGCCCGCCGCCGGAGAGGCACTCGGACTGGGCGATCGAGTCGGGCTCCAGGATCACGACGACCTCGTCGGAGCCCAGCCCGGCGGCGAACCGGTCGATCCAGGCGTCGTACGCGTCGAGGTCGGGCGCCCCGCCCTGGGAGGCACCACCGCAGTCCCGGTCCGGGATGGTGTACGCCACGACGACCGGCACCCGATCCTGGGCCGCGGCGGCCGTGGTGACGGCCCTGACCTGTGCGGTGATGGTGTCGGGCGCGTACGCGGCGAACCAGACGGCCGCCGGCTGGTCGGCGATCCGGGACGCGATGACGTCGTGCCGGGGGTCGCCGGCGTTGGCGCGGAGCCAGTCGAGCACCTGGGAGTCGGGGTGGCGGTAGAGGCGTGCGGCGGTGTGCACCGGCGGCTGCTTCTTCTCGGTCTTCGTCGGCGTGGGGCTCGCCTGCTTCTTCGGGGCGGCCGACGGGGACGCCGGCCTGGTGGTCACCGACGGGGACAGGGACGGCGACGGGGCGGGCGGCCGGATGTCCAGGGTCGGTGACTCCGTCACCTCGGGACGGGCCTCGTTCGAGCCGTGCCCGTCGTCCAGCGCGGACACCATCCCGGTCGCGGTGCCGACGGCGACCACGACGGAGGCCGCCGCGACCATGCCGTTGCGCCGCGCGGCACGCCGCCGCTCCGCCCGGCGCTCGGCCAGGCGCCGCGCACGTGAGCCCGACACCCGCTGATCCCCTCCCCCACGCCGGGCGCGTTCCCCCGTTCTGGGGAAGCGTCGGGCCCGCCGCCACTCGGGCCAGCCTAGGCCTGGGACCCTGCGTGCATGGCGCAGTTGGAGCACTTCACCGCTCCCGTCGACACCGTCGTCGACCGGATGCGAGCCCTGGACGAGGCCCTTCCGGAACGGGACGGGATCGCGGTGTTCAACCGCGTCTACCTCGCCGTCACCGAGGCCGTCGACCGGGGCATCGACAGCGGCCGGTTCACGGACGCGCGGGCCGCGATCACGCTGGACGTGCGGTTCGCCGAGCGGTATCTGCGGGCGGTCGACGCGGTGGCCCACGACCGGCGTCCGCCCGCTTGCTGGCGGCCGTTGTTCCAGTTCCGCCGCCATCCCGGCGTACGCCCGTTGCAATTCGCGCTCGCGGGCATCAACGCGCACATCGGGCACGATCTGGCGCTCGCCGTCGTGGACACCTGTCGTACGCTCGACTGCGAACCCGTCGACGTGGAGGACGAGTTCGACCGCGTGGGCGATCTCCTCGTCTCGCTGGAGGAGCGCATCCGCGAAGATCTGATGCCGGGTCCCGACCTGCTCCAGATCGCCGACCCGCTCACCCATCTCCTCGGCGCATGGAGCCTGGAGCGGGCCCGGGACGCCACCTGGACGGCGGCCCGCGCGCTGTGGGCGCTGCGCGGACTCCCTGACGTGGCGGCCGAGTTCACGGAACGCCTGGACACGGCGGTCGGATTCGCGGGACGCATGCTGCTCACGCCACTACCGGACTGATCCGGCCACTCCCGCGCCCGGGGCACCCGAACTACTGGGTGAACGTTGTACGTTCGACAGACAGGCATCCCGTGCAAAGGAGCAGGAATGGCGACACGGCTCGGACTCGGACTCCCCCAGAACAAGCAGTACGACCTCGGCCGCGATGTGCCCGACGTGGCCCGCGCCGCCGAGGCGACCGGCTACGACAGCCTGTGGGTGTACGAGCGCGCCCTGTTCCCCGAGCCCGCCACCCAGGGCCTGTACGGGATAGAGGGCCTGCCCTGGCCCGACGCGTATCGCGGGGTCGCCGACCCGCTGGTCACGCTCACCCTGGCCGCCGCCGTGACGGAGCGGGCCCGGCTCGGCACCAGTGTGCTGGTCGCCCCGCTGCACGTGCCGTTCCAGCTCGCCAAGTCCCTCGCCTCGCTGGACGCGGCGAGCGGCGGCCGGGTCGTCGCCGGCCTCGGCACCGGCTGGTCCCTCGACGAGTACGCGGCCGCGTCCGTGCGCCCCTTCGAGGAGCGCGGGCAGGTCCTGGACGAGCTGATCGAGGTGTGCCGCGCGGTCTGGGGCCCGGACCCGGTGGCGTACGACGGACGGCTCACGAAGATCGCGTCCGCCGTGGTGGGTCCCAAGCCCGCCCGGCCGATCCCGATCCTGCTGCCGGCCATGTCGAAGAAGGCGCAGCGGCGCCTCGTCGACCACGCCGACGGCTGGATGCCGGTCGGGACGGGCGCCGAGGCGCTGGCCGCGCAGTGGCAGGGACTCCAGGAGCTGGCCGCCGAGCGCGGGCGCACGGAACCGATCCAGACGGTCGTACGCGTCAACACGCGGTACTCGGCCGCCGGTCACTCCGGTGCCGACCGCGCCCCCTTCCAGGGCAGCGTCGACCAGATCGTCGAGGACCTGGTCGCGCATGCCGAGGTCGGCCTGGACGAGATCCTCATCGAGCTCCAGAGCTCCGTGCGGGACGCGCAGGAGTTCAAGGAGGTCGCCGCGGAGGTGTACGAGAAGGCGCGGGCGGCCGGCGTCTAGCTTCCCGCCGAGGCTCAGTCCTCGGGCAGTTCCACCGGCGCGATCTCGTCGTACACGTCACCCGGTCCCGGGTTGGTCGCGTCCGTGGTGCCGCCGAAGTGGTGCATGACGCCCCAGACCGCGTTCAGCGCGGTCTGGATCGCGCCCTCGGCCCAGCCGGCCGTCCAGGAGATGTCGTCGCCGGCGAGGAAGATGCCGCGCTTGTCCGCGGGCAGCCGGTCCTGCATGAAGTGGGTGAACAGGCGCCGCTGGTAGCGGTAGTGGCCGGGCAGGTTGGCCTTGAACGCGCCCATGAAGTAGGGCTCGTTCTCCCAGGAGACGGTCACCGGGTTGCCGATGATGTGCTTCCTGATGTCGACCTTCGGGTAGATCTCGCCGAGCGACTTCAGCATGACCTCCATCCGCTCGTTCGCGGACAGCGGCAGCCACTTCAGGCTGTCGTCGCACCAGGTGTAGGAGAGGCAGATGACGGCGGGCTTGTCGGGGCCGTCGTCGAGCAGGTAAGTGCCGCGCGTCATACGGTCGGTGAGCGTCATCGACATGACGTCGCGTCCCGTCTCCTCGTCCTTGTCGAGCCAGAAGGGCCGGTCCACCGGGACGAAGAGCTTGGAACTCTCCATGTAGTGGGTGCGCTCGATCGCGGTCCAGTGGTCGATCGGGAAGAGCGAGTCGTCGCAGGCGATCTTCGACAGCAGCATCCAGGACTGGGCGGTGAAGACGGCCGCCTGGTAGGTGCGGATGTCGCCGTTCGCGTCCGTCACGGTGATCCGGTTGTTCGCCGTGCGGTGCAGCCGGGTCACCGCGGGGCGGGGCTCTCCGCCCGCGTGCAGCTGCGCCAGCGAGGTGCCGTGGGGCCAGTGGACGATCTTCTCCGGCGTACGTTCCCACA includes:
- a CDS encoding DUF5995 family protein, producing MAQLEHFTAPVDTVVDRMRALDEALPERDGIAVFNRVYLAVTEAVDRGIDSGRFTDARAAITLDVRFAERYLRAVDAVAHDRRPPACWRPLFQFRRHPGVRPLQFALAGINAHIGHDLALAVVDTCRTLDCEPVDVEDEFDRVGDLLVSLEERIREDLMPGPDLLQIADPLTHLLGAWSLERARDATWTAARALWALRGLPDVAAEFTERLDTAVGFAGRMLLTPLPD
- a CDS encoding flavin monoamine oxidase family protein — its product is MTSTVPTAVQHADEQQPPITMFGPDFPYAYDDFLAHPAGLGQIPATEHGTEVAVIGGGLSGIVAAYELMKMGLKPVVYEADQIGGRLRTVGFEGCDSSLTAEMGAMRFPPSSTALQHYIDLVGLETRPFPNPLAEATPSTVVDLKGESHYAETIDDLPQVYRDVAAAWNKCLEEGADFSDMNQAMRERDVPRIREIWAKLVEKLDNQTFYGFLCDSEAFRSFRHREIFGQVGFGTGGWDTDFPNSILEILRVVYTEADDHHRGIVGGSQQLPLRLWERTPEKIVHWPHGTSLAQLHAGGEPRPAVTRLHRTANNRITVTDANGDIRTYQAAVFTAQSWMLLSKIACDDSLFPIDHWTAIERTHYMESSKLFVPVDRPFWLDKDEETGRDVMSMTLTDRMTRGTYLLDDGPDKPAVICLSYTWCDDSLKWLPLSANERMEVMLKSLGEIYPKVDIRKHIIGNPVTVSWENEPYFMGAFKANLPGHYRYQRRLFTHFMQDRLPADKRGIFLAGDDISWTAGWAEGAIQTALNAVWGVMHHFGGTTDATNPGPGDVYDEIAPVELPED
- a CDS encoding uracil-xanthine permease family protein, which gives rise to MDLGVGWKLHGDGRTPAPGAVVRPDERLSWPRTVGLGAQHVVAMFGASFVAPVLMGLDPNLAIMMSGVATVIFLLATRGRVPSYLGCSLSFVGVAAVIRAQGGTSATVTGAVFVVGVALFLVGVAVQRFGARIIHAAMPPIVTGAVVMLIGFNLAPVTASTYWPQDQWTALLVMLFTGLAVVCLRGFWSRIAIFLGLLFGYGISWAFDRIFGRIHSVDASGKLTDHWRLDLSAVGRADWIGLPDFHGPSFEWSAILVALPVVIALVAENAGHVKAVGEMTGDPLDDKLGTAISADGVGSMLSTALGGPPNTTYSENIGVMAATRVYSTAAYWAAAGFALLFGLCPKFGAVVAAIPGGVLGGITVILYGMIGLLGAQIWINSGVDLRNPLNLVPAAAGIIIGVGNVTMKFTDTFSLSGIALGTLVVITGYHALRAFAPAHLKEQKPLLDEGTSSYEGSQKDSYGEAKS
- a CDS encoding LLM class F420-dependent oxidoreductase; protein product: MATRLGLGLPQNKQYDLGRDVPDVARAAEATGYDSLWVYERALFPEPATQGLYGIEGLPWPDAYRGVADPLVTLTLAAAVTERARLGTSVLVAPLHVPFQLAKSLASLDAASGGRVVAGLGTGWSLDEYAAASVRPFEERGQVLDELIEVCRAVWGPDPVAYDGRLTKIASAVVGPKPARPIPILLPAMSKKAQRRLVDHADGWMPVGTGAEALAAQWQGLQELAAERGRTEPIQTVVRVNTRYSAAGHSGADRAPFQGSVDQIVEDLVAHAEVGLDEILIELQSSVRDAQEFKEVAAEVYEKARAAGV
- a CDS encoding glycoside hydrolase family 6 protein, giving the protein MVAAASVVVAVGTATGMVSALDDGHGSNEARPEVTESPTLDIRPPAPSPSLSPSVTTRPASPSAAPKKQASPTPTKTEKKQPPVHTAARLYRHPDSQVLDWLRANAGDPRHDVIASRIADQPAAVWFAAYAPDTITAQVRAVTTAAAAQDRVPVVVAYTIPDRDCGGASQGGAPDLDAYDAWIDRFAAGLGSDEVVVILEPDSIAQSECLSGGGRADRFASLARAGRVIKAANPRARVYYDAGHSGWHPAAKQADLLRQAGAGSAASSDGIFSNVSNFHRTADEIAYDRRVLTALGGPADLGAVIDTSRNGNGAPADGEWCDPDGRKLGRTPTLNTGEARIDGYLWVKLPGESDGCKGAPGTFTPSYAYDLASP